The nucleotide sequence CGGGTTGGAGTTTCTTTTCGGAATCAAAAGCTGCCAGTTTCTGGAACAATTCCTTTTCCTGGAAATTCAATCTCGTGGGTGTGATGACAATAACTTTCACATAAAGATCACCGTGATAAGTGCTATTTACATGCGGCAGACCTTGTGAGCGTAAACGGAACACTTTTCCGGACTGCGTTCCAGCCGGAATTTTCATTTTAACTTTCCCGGAAAGAGTCGGACAATGGATTTCCGAACCGAGAGCTGCCTGTGAAAAACTGATCGGGAATTCGCAAACCAGGTCTGCATCGTTTCGCTCAAAGATCTTGTGTTCTTTTTCATGGATAAGAACGAGAATATCACCTTTCGGTCCATTTCTTTTTCCGCTGTTTCCTTCACCTCGCAGACGAATATATTGCCCTTCCGATACACCTGCCGGAATATGAACATTGATCGTCTTTGCGTGTGTTGCTCTACCGTCACCATTACATTTCGGACATCTGTTTTTGATGATCTTTCCTTCACCATGACAAGATGGACAGGTTACGACAGTCTGCATTTGTCCGAACAAAGAGCGAGTTGTCTGCATAACTTGACCGGAACCGTGACATTGCGAACAGGATTGAACTTTTCCGTCAGCAGAACCGGTACCGTTACATTTATCACAATTTTCTTTGACATTGATCTTGATCTTTTTATCGATCCCTTTGGCAATTTCTTCTAAAGTTAGAGAAAGTGATATCTGCAAATCTTCCCCGCGATTACTTCTCCTGGAACTTCTTCTTCCTCCGAAACCACTTCCTCCGAAAAAACTCTCGAAAATGCTTCCCAAACCACCGAATCCGCTGAAGATATCTTCAAAATCCGAAGCATGAGTAAAGTCGCTCCAACTGAATCCGCCGCTACCGAATGCTCCTTCCAATCCGGCATGACCGAACTGGTCATATCTGGATCGTTTATCTTTATCAGAAAGAACTTCATAGGCTTCGGATGCTTCCTTGAATTTTTCTTCTGCTTCTTTGTTGTCTTTATTTTTGTCGGGATGAAACTTCATCGCCAACTTGCGATATGCCTTCTTTATCTCTGAATCGGAAGCATTTTTCTGAACTCCCAGAACTTCGTAATA is from Candidatus Cloacimonadota bacterium and encodes:
- the dnaJ gene encoding molecular chaperone DnaJ, whose protein sequence is MAKRDYYEVLGVQKNASDSEIKKAYRKLAMKFHPDKNKDNKEAEEKFKEASEAYEVLSDKDKRSRYDQFGHAGLEGAFGSGGFSWSDFTHASDFEDIFSGFGGLGSIFESFFGGSGFGGRRSSRRSNRGEDLQISLSLTLEEIAKGIDKKIKINVKENCDKCNGTGSADGKVQSCSQCHGSGQVMQTTRSLFGQMQTVVTCPSCHGEGKIIKNRCPKCNGDGRATHAKTINVHIPAGVSEGQYIRLRGEGNSGKRNGPKGDILVLIHEKEHKIFERNDADLVCEFPISFSQAALGSEIHCPTLSGKVKMKIPAGTQSGKVFRLRSQGLPHVNSTYHGDLYVKVIVITPTRLNFQEKELFQKLAAFDSEKKLQPGKSFFSKLKEFFV